In Streptomyces sp. NBC_00483, a single window of DNA contains:
- a CDS encoding tyrosine-type recombinase/integrase, whose product MTATDPALTSGQQPDTSVAALATALLTALTAATGRPAPRLPDAPSLAGYGARVMDLALAGLEPTTRGAYLAAWHQRLLPDLGDVPIDRVTCGAIDRAVHDWATAGHQQSAIKNTLALLARITRQAVRDGWLAQRPQALKGWQRLYLSTHDTADDSRGLALPDFTTLHHLADALTDASHDRYPGWGHAVIFAACTGARIGEVSGVRISDIDTGRWIWHARRQTTPAPGGLTDKRTKGKRARLIPVIEPLRPLLTARIAAAQAAPEARLFTGPARGRITTAGLRRATHWDDVTRSLGLPHLRRHDLRHTALTWMADAGIPLHVLQQIAGHRSITTTQRYLHPSIRHLTTAGQTLADYVNGNCRPIPGTPQRW is encoded by the coding sequence GTGACCGCGACCGACCCAGCGCTCACGTCCGGGCAGCAGCCCGACACGAGCGTCGCCGCTCTGGCCACCGCGCTGCTGACGGCTCTGACCGCGGCCACCGGCCGCCCGGCACCCCGCCTTCCCGACGCCCCGTCTCTCGCCGGCTACGGCGCGCGCGTCATGGACCTCGCCCTCGCGGGCCTGGAACCGACCACGCGCGGGGCCTACCTCGCCGCCTGGCACCAACGCCTCCTGCCCGATCTGGGCGACGTGCCGATTGACCGCGTCACCTGCGGAGCGATCGACCGGGCCGTTCACGACTGGGCGACGGCGGGCCACCAGCAGTCCGCGATCAAGAACACTCTGGCCCTGCTCGCCCGCATCACCCGCCAAGCCGTCCGCGACGGCTGGCTCGCGCAACGTCCCCAGGCGCTCAAGGGATGGCAGCGCCTCTACCTCTCCACCCACGACACGGCCGACGACTCCCGCGGCCTGGCCCTGCCCGACTTCACCACGCTGCACCACCTCGCCGACGCACTGACCGACGCCTCCCACGACCGCTACCCCGGCTGGGGCCACGCCGTGATCTTCGCCGCCTGCACCGGAGCACGCATCGGCGAGGTCTCCGGCGTACGCATCAGCGACATCGACACAGGGCGCTGGATCTGGCACGCCCGCCGCCAGACCACCCCCGCCCCCGGCGGCCTCACCGACAAACGCACCAAAGGAAAGCGCGCACGCCTCATCCCCGTCATCGAGCCCCTGCGCCCCCTGCTCACCGCGCGCATCGCAGCAGCCCAAGCGGCGCCAGAGGCACGTCTGTTCACCGGCCCAGCCCGCGGCCGCATCACCACCGCAGGTCTCCGCCGCGCCACCCACTGGGACGACGTCACCCGCAGCCTCGGCCTTCCCCACCTGCGCCGCCACGACCTGCGCCACACCGCCCTGACGTGGATGGCCGACGCCGGTATCCCCCTCCACGTCCTCCAACAGATCGCAGGACACCGCAGCATCACCACCACCCAGCGCTACCTCCACCCCAGCATCCGCCACCTCACGACCGCGGGACAGACCCTTGCCGACTACGTCAACGGCAACTGCCGCCCCATCCCGGGAACCCCACAACGCTGGTAA
- a CDS encoding C1 family peptidase: protein MTNIDWRSRFGRGWITSVRDQGGSQNCWAFATIALYEAMIRIEHCLWARRSEGDLARGTGKQAWDLGNIGEGTIFVERYGLADPDCFPWGEAAAMYTAKPHAGDLRATPLSPTPDRAGRTMRIVAGANVTLTEPARKRQWIDLVGPMAVMLVPPVDFGSLHDGIYKPTTTVKGGAHALLVVGFNDDERYWIVKNSWGTTWGVGGYGKVSYDAGLLEDVGFTGLRGTNPDPWAKRRLRTGALVQGGNGALRNNFELFVKVGSNLEHWYRENADSKMPWIRVGTVRSVDKYRDTFHDDALDCPAAIQSTFNRDFELVYRSNYRKLRHVYYDQSSGWWNDATLFGPTDPVGIPGFVQSNRGAPGDFEVVVVTQDGRAHHLTKHNSAPWTHTPGEWYERQVFGDGIALGGPSLVQSKLGMTGSPENEQGELHYVCTAVDGQLLHFRRALAAIGWTLIGTFGQNATGAPCLIESTYGAGDDAGIGNFELCVPIAGGQIEHWWRYNSSPGPWNRSAVFGTGIRRVIGLLQSTYGTNLELIAERTDGQYQHYWRGTSGWSAGPLVT, encoded by the coding sequence GTGACCAATATTGACTGGCGTTCGCGCTTCGGGCGCGGCTGGATCACGAGCGTGCGCGATCAGGGCGGCTCGCAGAACTGCTGGGCGTTCGCAACGATTGCCCTGTACGAGGCGATGATCCGTATCGAGCACTGCCTGTGGGCACGTCGCTCAGAAGGGGACCTGGCACGAGGCACCGGCAAGCAGGCGTGGGACCTCGGCAACATCGGCGAAGGCACGATCTTCGTGGAGCGCTATGGGCTCGCCGACCCCGACTGCTTTCCCTGGGGCGAAGCTGCTGCTATGTACACGGCCAAGCCGCACGCCGGAGATCTGCGGGCCACCCCGCTGTCCCCGACTCCCGACCGCGCGGGCCGCACGATGCGCATAGTCGCCGGGGCGAACGTTACGCTCACCGAGCCCGCCCGGAAGCGGCAGTGGATCGACCTGGTCGGGCCGATGGCCGTGATGCTGGTGCCGCCCGTTGACTTCGGGAGCCTGCACGACGGCATCTACAAGCCGACCACCACAGTCAAGGGTGGCGCGCACGCGCTGCTCGTGGTCGGGTTCAACGACGACGAGCGGTACTGGATCGTCAAGAACTCCTGGGGCACCACGTGGGGCGTCGGCGGATACGGCAAGGTCTCCTACGACGCCGGGCTGCTGGAGGATGTCGGCTTCACCGGGCTGCGCGGCACCAACCCCGATCCGTGGGCCAAGCGGCGGCTGCGTACCGGCGCGCTCGTACAGGGCGGCAACGGGGCGCTGCGCAACAACTTCGAACTCTTCGTCAAGGTCGGCTCGAACCTGGAGCACTGGTATAGGGAGAACGCCGACTCGAAGATGCCCTGGATCCGCGTCGGGACCGTGCGCTCGGTGGACAAGTACCGGGACACCTTCCACGATGACGCACTCGACTGCCCGGCGGCGATTCAGTCCACGTTCAATCGCGACTTCGAGCTCGTGTACCGCTCCAACTACCGCAAACTGCGGCACGTCTACTACGACCAGTCCTCGGGCTGGTGGAACGACGCCACGCTCTTCGGGCCCACGGACCCCGTGGGCATCCCCGGCTTCGTACAGAGCAACCGCGGAGCGCCCGGCGACTTCGAGGTGGTCGTCGTCACCCAGGACGGACGGGCCCACCACCTCACCAAGCACAACAGCGCGCCGTGGACTCACACCCCCGGTGAGTGGTACGAGCGGCAGGTCTTCGGGGACGGAATCGCCCTCGGCGGGCCCTCCCTCGTACAAAGCAAACTCGGCATGACCGGATCCCCGGAGAACGAACAGGGCGAACTGCACTACGTGTGCACGGCCGTTGACGGACAGCTGCTCCACTTCCGCCGTGCCTTGGCCGCCATCGGTTGGACCCTCATCGGTACCTTCGGCCAGAACGCGACCGGGGCGCCCTGCCTTATTGAGAGCACATACGGAGCGGGGGACGATGCCGGCATCGGCAACTTCGAACTATGTGTCCCTATCGCCGGCGGGCAGATCGAGCACTGGTGGCGCTACAACAGCTCGCCCGGCCCCTGGAACCGCTCGGCGGTCTTCGGCACCGGCATACGTCGCGTCATCGGCCTGCTGCAGAGCACCTACGGCACGAACCTGGAACTGATCGCGGAACGCACAGACGGGCAGTACCAGCACTACTGGCGGGGTACCAGCGGCTGGAGCGCGGGCCCCCTCGTCACTTGA
- a CDS encoding VOC family protein: MSLQMRLSAITLDCPDPLALVAFYQQATDLELHPKSGAEFAGLNWGDGLLIGFQRVDDYLAPSWPGQNVPQQLHICFKVDEELDEAEARLLELGASKPDHQPHDEARARVLIDPVGHPFCVVRE; the protein is encoded by the coding sequence ATGTCCCTGCAGATGAGGTTGAGTGCGATAACCCTCGACTGTCCTGATCCGCTGGCCCTGGTGGCGTTCTATCAGCAGGCCACCGACCTCGAACTCCACCCGAAATCCGGTGCCGAATTCGCCGGTCTCAACTGGGGGGATGGTCTCTTGATCGGCTTCCAGCGTGTCGACGACTACCTGGCGCCGAGCTGGCCCGGTCAGAACGTCCCCCAGCAGCTTCATATCTGTTTCAAGGTCGACGAGGAGCTGGACGAGGCCGAGGCCCGGTTGCTGGAGCTGGGCGCGAGCAAGCCGGATCATCAGCCGCATGATGAGGCCAGGGCGCGGGTCCTCATCGATCCTGTTGGGCATCCCTTCTGCGTGGTCAGGGAGTGA